The following proteins are co-located in the Ancylothrix sp. D3o genome:
- a CDS encoding O-acetylhomoserine aminocarboxypropyltransferase/cysteine synthase family protein, whose protein sequence is MSEERNYHFETLQVHAGQQPAPGTNARAVPIYQTTSYVFNDAEHGAKLFALQEFGNIYTRLMNPTTDVFEQRVAALEGGVAALATSSGQAAQFIAIGTICEAGDNIVSTSFLYGGTYNQFKVAFPRLGINVKFVDGDDPENFRKAIDEKTKALYVETMGNPGFNIPDFAVLSHIAHEHNIPLIVDNTFGCGGYLCRPLEHGADIVVESATKWIGGHGTSIGGVIVDSGKFDWGSGKFPIFTEPSPGYHGLNFNETFGMNSPFGNIAFIIRARVEAMRDLGPCISPFNSFLLLQGLETLSLRVQRQTDNALALAEWLSEHPKVAWVNYPGLKNHPYHDKAKKYLKNGFGCVLNFGLKGGRDAAKQFISSVKLASHLANVGDSKTLVIHPNSTTHQQLTDTEQISAGVTPDLIRVSVGIEHIDDIKLDFEQAFG, encoded by the coding sequence ATGTCTGAAGAACGTAATTATCATTTTGAAACGCTGCAAGTCCATGCCGGTCAACAACCGGCCCCCGGTACTAATGCTCGCGCTGTTCCTATTTATCAAACCACTTCTTACGTTTTTAATGATGCGGAACATGGAGCAAAATTGTTTGCCCTACAAGAGTTTGGGAATATTTATACGCGCTTGATGAACCCGACTACAGATGTCTTTGAACAGCGGGTTGCAGCCTTAGAAGGTGGGGTAGCGGCGCTGGCAACATCCAGCGGACAGGCAGCACAATTTATCGCAATAGGAACGATTTGTGAAGCAGGCGATAATATTGTTTCTACCAGCTTTTTATATGGCGGAACTTATAACCAATTTAAGGTAGCATTTCCGCGATTGGGAATTAATGTTAAGTTTGTTGATGGAGATGATCCAGAAAATTTCCGCAAAGCGATTGATGAGAAAACAAAAGCTTTGTATGTGGAAACAATGGGAAATCCGGGGTTTAATATTCCTGATTTTGCAGTGCTTTCGCATATTGCCCACGAGCATAATATTCCGTTAATTGTGGATAATACGTTTGGCTGTGGTGGCTATTTATGCCGGCCTCTGGAACATGGCGCGGATATTGTTGTGGAATCTGCCACCAAGTGGATTGGCGGACATGGAACTTCAATCGGTGGGGTGATTGTTGATTCCGGTAAATTTGATTGGGGTAGTGGCAAATTTCCAATTTTTACTGAACCTTCTCCGGGCTATCATGGATTGAATTTTAATGAGACATTCGGGATGAATTCTCCCTTTGGAAATATCGCGTTTATTATTCGTGCACGAGTAGAAGCGATGCGCGATTTGGGGCCGTGTATTAGTCCGTTTAATTCTTTCTTATTGCTGCAAGGTTTGGAAACTCTTTCTTTGCGCGTACAGCGTCAGACGGATAATGCTTTGGCGTTGGCTGAGTGGTTGTCGGAACATCCCAAAGTTGCCTGGGTAAATTATCCGGGTTTGAAAAATCACCCTTATCACGATAAGGCGAAAAAATATCTCAAAAATGGCTTTGGTTGTGTGCTGAATTTTGGTTTGAAAGGTGGAAGGGATGCTGCTAAGCAGTTTATTAGTAGTGTGAAACTGGCAAGCCATTTAGCTAATGTGGGTGATTCAAAAACTCTGGTAATTCACCCGAATTCTACAACGCACCAACAGTTAACAGATACCGAACAAATTTCAGCCGGTGTAACGCCTGATCTGATTCGGGTTTCTGTTGGAATTGAGCATATTGACGATATAAAGCTTGATTTTGAACAGGCTTTTGGTTGA